The sequence below is a genomic window from Scatophagus argus isolate fScaArg1 chromosome 8, fScaArg1.pri, whole genome shotgun sequence.
ATGCATTGAATCGTGCGGCTTGCACTGTGCGTATTTTAATTGGGATGTATTGCCTCACCATAGACCCACGCAATCACCACGCACTCCCAGAAGGCCTGCCACAGCAGAGTGATGCCACTGGCGGAGTAGTAGTCAAACAGCTGGAAGACATACATCCCTccctgacaaaaacacagacagcagtcagcATCAAGACCAGCTTGTTAATACTTGATGTGTGACCTATTTCCAGCCTTGTCTCCACTGTTTAGGCTTTCATCCCAATTCACTGCCAGCAGTGGTTTACTGTGCTCAATTAAACATTAGATGCAAACCATGCGTcttaaaagaaacattaaaataataatctcaAGCTCAGGTAAGAGACTCTGGCACttcctttcatctttttattcaGAATGACATTACAGAAGTTTGTTATCATATAATCTGCTGGCCTCCAAATAACAAATGTCTATCCCAACTAACTGGTAAGAATACAAACTCTTAAGAAAATCTTCACTGCACCTCAGTGACCATTGACATGTCGATGAGGAAGCAGATGATGCAGCAGATGGCAGCTACCACCTCTCGCCGCAGGGAGCCCAGGGCGGATTTAGGGGGTAACATGTCCATGATTCCTGTTATCAGACCCTCTACTCCTACAAACTGGAAAAGAGAgtgagaagagagcagagacaaCGAGAGAGGACAAGAAAGACGAGGTGAGTAAAATCTCAAAAACGCTTCTGACTCCACTGATCTATGTCTACTATCTACAATATCTATTAATATGCTATGCGCACATAATCGCAATGTGTTCAatcctggaaaacaaacaaaagaaaaaaatgctaagAATTAAGCTGTTCGGCTTTATGTTCTAGTTCAGGGTTTGATGCCCTAACCTTCCTTCTCAACCAATCCTATGTCAGATACACCGCACTGCAGATGTATCTGACATGCAGTTGATATTTGGTGGGTGGGTGTCGGCTCAGACCCAGACACCTCCTCCTCGGTCTCCCCATGCAAGAACGTTCACGTGAATCTTTGCAGAAACCATCCACAATGAGTTCAAAGTATAGCAGCTGCACAgctatttttacattaattgCTAGAAATGGCAGCATATGCGTGGCCAATGTGGATATGGCAGGCGAAGAGTGGTGGAGGGAGAAATGAGGGAGAGAATGGAAAGTGAGAGTAAATGAATGGATTGGAGAGCAGACAAACGCTCTCTGTGTGAATCAGACAGAAGCTCATTGACAAATCCCTGGGCTGTAAAACAATAGATGTAGGCACTGgctcaaacagacacacaacaaacagactGCAAAGAAATGCAATGCTAAAACTGCATGTGATGTGTCTCGACTGTTCCTGTTGCACTTGtctgagaggaagtgagagaaaaagagcaaaagaaatgCCTTACATCAACATATGGTTCCTCTAAGATAAATGATTCctacagtcagtcagtattACCTGGCTGTCGAGGCCCAGTATGAGtaacatgaagaagaaaagtgcAGCCCAGAGTGGAGCCAGAGGCATCAGAGTCACAGCCTTTGGGTAGGCTATGAAGGCCAGGCCTGGACCTGCACATTAAGCAGCAGAGTCAGAAGCAGAGCATCAAGGGAATATAGCTTTTACTGACAATACTGCACTGGGCTTTAGgcactcatttcatttcttaccACTCTCAGCTACCTTACTGATGTCCACGCCTTGCTCTGCAGCCATGAAGCCCAGAACAGAGAACACAACAAAGCCTGCAAAGAAACTGGTTCCGCTGTTAATGATAGCCAGCAAGAATGCATCcctacagagaaacagaaagagaaagaaagaggaatagggagagaggggggaaaagagaacagagaatGATATTGTGACAAAAACATCTACCGTAATATGCTGTAACATGAAGCTCATGTAAGACCCTCAAGACAAACACTGGGAACAGAAGAGACAGACTGTGATGGTGAACAGGGGATCAATACCAATTTCTCTGAAAgctgctgttgtctttgtaGTTGGCAGGTAGAGAGCAGGGAGCAAATATGCCAGTGGGGAAGCCCGTCTCAAGGTCTGAGAGGGGAAAgagcaaaagggaaaaaaaccccTGCTGACTGCTTGCTCCATATAAATATATCTGACGTTATAATAATTCATGTGGGAGATGTAATTCTCTTTTAATTATGAAGTTAGCAACATCCCCGTTATCTGGTCTACATTGAGAGGAAGGACCTTCTGTTTATCCTGAAGTGTAGCTGCCTACACCGGCCAAGAATCTGCTCTGATATGAAGAATGTATAAGCAATGGTTACACCACGATGATTATCGTaacactgctgcagctgtgcgGCTGTGTTCAGGAACAAACTTCACTCAGTCTGCTGTCAACAGGGTCTATCAATCAGAAACTGTACTTAAGAGGGCTGCTTAGTCAGTGTTTGGGTTAAGAAAGCAGGCCCTATCAAGCCGTAATGCTATGCACAGAGAAAACTACTTTCTGACAAACCTTTCCACCAGTGGTGGGAAAATGTCAAGGTTTTGTTGCTGTAGGGAAGGGAAGATGTTGCATAAATCGAAAGTGTTTATTTACTGATAATTTTGGGACGTGTCAGACTGCTTGTCAGGCTCAGCTCAGCTATCATCAGCCCGAGGGATTCACACAACATGCTGTTTTACAATTTCAGCTCAGCTCTTCATATTAAAGTTAACAAAAAACGGTCGTGCCATGATTGAATAAAGTGAGCGACAGTGATGTTCAATGCACAGCTGGCCAATCATTGCCTGAAACGGGTGGGAAAGTCAGACTGACAGTTTCGGAGAGTTAGAGAAACTAACTCCCAGACCTCAGATATCCCTAATCCAACGTcgatgtggtgtgtgtgtgtgtatggggtgGGGGATTACTGTGGCTCACCTTTGCTTTGAACtgaatgctaacattagcatgttatttgtaaaaaacagcacattaacaACTACTGGATCTTGCAGACATAgaacattaatattttaaagtttagcATGtgacataatataataatattaccACAAACAGATTCTCAACGACACGTTCCACAGACGCTTGATGcacatgttattttttgttcttgctAGTGGATTGTACCACATGCAATATTTGTTAGCACATTAGCATGCCATATTAGCATTAGCCATGTGAAGACCACTGATGCATCAGCATTCATGGCAGTCTATCCAGAGGTTCAAGATATTTTCTATTCTTTGGACTAGCAGATGGACAGACTGACACTGGGCTCCCAACAGCTAAACTACTAGTATGGCTAAAAAAGGTGGtttggaagaaaataaatgaccCTATAATTGAGTTCTGAGCTCTAAATGTCCTATACATTGGCATTTGAGAGCTGTTTATGTGCACATCTCAATAGTCTCAATAGCAGTTTACACAGCTATTCCAGCTATTTCTGGGCTactctaagtgtgtgtgtgagaaacagagCTGGGCTGACATACCTCAGAATGTGAACTCATCTTTCAACTTCCAATTAAGGTCAAGGCAGCGAAAATGTCATATGACAGGATATTCATGAGGTTCCTCCTATTCTGGGCATTCcaaacatgcaaacaagtgctgggatttaaaaaaaaagatccctATTGCTACTGTGGACCTACCTACGTCATTAAAGTTTTAATAACTTTACATATCTGTTTGCTTAGAGTAAACACATGTAAGCTTATCAATCagccaacaaaaacagaaataatgagGTCAGCGTTGTTGAAACAATGGAACTCGGGTCTTCTAACTTCATTAAGTGCCTAACTGAGCTTCTATTGTTCATTTCTAcgacatttaaaaaaaacaacaacaaacaaaaaaaaacccaaaatagaATAATtgcctgaaaataaaatagagcTTGCTCAGGGCTTGAGAGCACTGCTATGATCCTTCGTGGGAACCTATTTGCTTCTATTTTGACTGGGGAGGGAACTGACTTTACATCTGTGATGTGAGTGCTAGGAAATCTGTAAATCTACAATCATAATTCCTGGTAATCACATATGGTCGAGTGTAATAAAGCTTAATGGCTGGTCCAGTAAACAATCTGATCTTTTGGTGCTTCATTGTGAGTGACTGAAAGAAAGCCTTTATATGTATGTTTAAACTCACTGGTAACAGTTGTTGTGGAAGCGGTTATAGCTGCCCAGAGCAGTCAGGGCACCCAGTCCGATGGCATAGGAGAAGAAAATCTGAGTGCCGGCATCAATCCACACCTATCGCAAATGAAACAAGAGTGATGTTTCACAATCTGTTGACCAATGTTTCTTAGATTTTAATGCACAAGTCTGTCATATTGTCACGCTGCTACAGACAACATGTGCAGCTTATGGAAAAGTTATACCTGTGCTTCTCCTAGTTTGGACCAGTCTGGTTTCAGGTAGTAAACAATCCCGTCTAAAGCTCCAGGCAGAGTGACTCCATGGGCCAAAAGAACAACCAGAACCAGGTAGGGGAACAGAGCTGTGAAGTACACAACCTacagaaggaaggaaaacagacatGTGAAGTACACTTCCAGATACTTTACTCATTTGTATACTTGGGGGTGTGGAGGTTAAGTTTGAGTACTATGCATCAGAACTTGCATTAAGTGAAGTAGAAACCTCCACACTACACACTTAAAACATTTAATCTCCTCACATTACATGAAGTCAGTGCATTGAAAAATGTAGCTATGTGTTGAATTTAATATGTTAACTAGAAAAGTTTACTGTTTATCAACAGGGTCCATCAGCATGGTCAAATATTTCAACGTAACTGCACCCAAGCATGTTTTTATCACTTTGATTAAGCAATTACCTGCTTTGCAAATAGTCAAGTCTTAAGTATAAGCCCATTAGGTCCTTCCTGTAGTTGATGTGTAATGGGCCCTGTCATGTTACTTTGTAGAAAAGGTAGCCTGTAAATAGAAAGCCAGACAATTTGTAAACCTCCTGCAATAGCAGGGGTTTTTGGCAGTCCTTTACAAAAGGTAGTCTTAGTCAAGTTAGCTGAGAAAGCTGTCCACTGCTACCAAGTAGAAACATCAAGTCCCTGCTAAATCAGTATGATAAGGGCAAAGTAGTGAGAAAGCACATATTTGCCTTGATCAAGGGCGAACATGGGAAGAAAAGCCCCTTTCCAGCTCTCCAACATCTAAATGGTGGAAAGTTACTAATCGGCTTACAGCTCGCTGGCCGGCTCAatctcctttattttttttttttcccctcactccATGAGCTTTGGCTACTCTGGAGACACAAGTATGCAATACAGACATCTCCATGTGCTACAAAATAAAGATGCATTCATTATACTAATGTATAAGAGTGCACACAATTAAAAGAACGAGGCAATTTTTTTAACTACTAAGTGGAAGCCATTCTGAACACTTTGTATGTATGGATCAGTGGAAGATTAAAGCTTTACCGACGCATTAAGCGGCACATATACAAAAATACACGtgagaaaatggagaaaaaaagcaacagtaCAAATGAGCAAACTTTGAAAGAATAAATTGTGTGCTTACATTTGTATTCATATGGGTTTCAGTCTAGACACTGATCCTCTCAATATACCAAAGCTGATTGGGGGTTAAAGGGCAAAACGCTGCGATAATCTCAGCCTTTGCATGAAGCCATGCAAATATACATCTGCACTCCACAAACCTAAACAGTGACATGTAACACCAAGAATCCTGGATTGTATAGAAAATACCATACCTTGCCAGTAGATTTAACTCCTTTCCACATGCAGAAGTAAACAATGATCCAGGTGGCTATGAGACACAACACCATCTCATAGCTGATGTCACCAGGCTCGTGCAACCCCCCCGACAGACGGAGCACTTTACGTCTACGAGGAAGAAGACAAAGGTGTGCGcatcaaacaaaaactaatttcaCTGTCTGCAATTTGAATTATATTTTGTAAGTCAAATTAGACTTTTATAGGCCTTGTAAATGCCAGATAGCTGCCACAAAATGAACTGTATTCTGCTACTGACGTAAAACAATGTCTGCATAATCAGAATAAAGGTCTGCATAACTGAAAACTCTGCATCCATAGCGCAGACAATATTAGCACaatgttaaatgttaagttAAAATTCAATGTGCCGGTCCATCGGTGTATTAAAATCTTTATGGCGTTGAGTTTAAAGGATAAGATGTGTTTTTTAAGACATGCTGTTGAACTTCTCCAAGACAATGGCTAGACTAGTTAAGACGTACTCCCAGAACTCGATGACCGGGGAGCGCATGCCCTCAGCCTCCGCGCAGCTGCTGTTGAAGAGGAGCTGGGCTGACGACAGGTTCAGCGACgaagtggaggagaggaggtaaGAGGGGGTGGCAGCAGCTGACGGCTGGGCACCGCTGCGGTTGTGGCAGGCGCGGCGGAAGTCCTGTGTACAGTTGAGGGTGTTCCAGGGGTGTCCACAGGTGGCCCAGGGCAGCGGATTGGTgaaggagtgaaagagaaagtagAGGCCCCACACCAGAATCATGATGTAGTATGTGTTGCAGAAGAACACTATCACCATCGAGGCCAAGCCCAGACCTgacaagggagggagagaggaagccAGAGGGTTTTGTTGGGATGTAATTTACAAAACGACCTTCATGAGAGAATAAATGTGCTCCCAGTGTGTCACATAAACTCTAACATACACAGAGATAAATACCTTTAAAGAGGGGTGCAATGTTCCAGGCAGAGACCCCTCCCTGCTTCATGAACTGTCCCAGTGCAATCTCCAGGAAGAAGACTGGAATGCCCCCAATGAACACAATCAGCAAGTAGGGGATCAGGAAAACCCCTGAAACACACATGGATCACATGGTCACATTCATCACACAGCATCTGAAGTAACAGGCAGGTAGAAACTCTGTCTCATCCTGGGAAATACTGCTGGACTGGACATTCAGTGGAACTCAAAAATGATGACTACCTCTTTTTCCAAATGAAGGCATTGGCAAGGTTTAGATATTCAACAGGAAATACATTACAACAATGTGTGAGTGGTTTATTGTCCTATCAGTTacataataatgatgataatggtATAAAATCAATAACTTCCTTGTTgtcacaagcacacacgcacacacgcacatataacacatttggcattttttaCACATCAGAGAGCAGTTTCAGgaagacacaaacagcaaatgagTTTGAACGTTAACGTCAGCTTAGTTGTCGTGAGACTTCATTGTCGGGTGGGTGGGGCATGAAACAAAGGCCTCACCCCAGACATGCAGTGATAACGTGGTCAGAGACACTCATTTAAAATCCGAACCCCTGTATCATATATTAAAGTAATTAGAATTTGAATCACGAGCAAAAGTATTGATAAAAGTCATAACAGTCAATTTTTGGTGATTAATCACAGTACGTTGACTGTGACCACTCTTGTCATATTTTATGCTTCTCGTATGCATTCACTAGATGCCAGTGAAAATGTTTAACATAGATGgccttttgtactttttaagtATGGGAAATGaaagaacagagacagagtggtTTGTAAATTAAAAGGAGAATTACCATGATAATCACAGCAATAATCACCAACATCTTCAAGAGTTAATTCTGTCATTAACGTCACACTGAGCAATTCAtgttaaaatcttttttttcttgtttttctaacTATTAGAACCAAGCTCATTAAGTATGTTCTGCTCGTGGAAGACAGCAACACTTTAACAGTAGAAAATCTAAGCAAAAAGTCAGGTTTATCGGGTTCTTAAGGTCGCGGGCTACACAAACATTGCCATGGCACTTACTAATCAAGCACTCGACACAACAAGAAACAgttgagaggaagaggaagcaatAAAAGGCAAAAGAGCGAAAGCCAGGGAGTAGGACAGAAGGCCACAGATAAGAGATGCAACGAAAATGTATGCAGGAGATAACTGCATCGTCTCCTCAAGTGTTTGGACAGTCTTGGGAAAACTGTCCTTGAACTTAGAAGctacacagagaggagacagacgAAGGACTCCCAAATGGAGGCAGGAAAAAAGAGAGTAAACCCCAGCAGGAGTTATTTGTCCTGATAGACCCATCCAGgactttcatttttcattcatgtttcattttgattAGCCGTAGTCGGGCCTAATCTTCTTATGGATTCTCATATTGTAGGAGAAGTCTGCTATTGTTAGGAATACATAGTAGGAGAAGATATGGAAAAGAGGTGGCAAAAGACATTTAACTGAAAAGAGCCAATTGCAATTACTTGGTCTGAATGACAATATAACTGGATGATGCCACTACAGTGCGCAGACAGAAGGGAGTCACATGACCAGCTATGacgcagagcagagagaggctaggaagaaaggagggaaagatGGATATatcacagcagagagaagcagaaaaactgGGACATGGCAGTTGTAGAGGAGgttcaacaaataaaaaaacatgacacatcGAGGCATCGACCTGGTTGGCTGTGCACCAGTGCTACTGATTGACAATTTGTGCCTCATTCAGTCCATCATTCTTTATGTCAGTCTCTGAGAGCAGAGGGCTGTAGCCTTATAAGGAAACATTCGTGAGTGCGAgtccaagagagagagagaggggtgggagagcaagtgagacagagacagagagagagagagagagagagaaaaggagagagatgCACCAGGAGGCGTGAATGGAATGAATGGAGAAAATGCTTGTGCTGACATAGCCCAACATATTGGCCAAATCATTCTGCATCTTTAACAGGCTTAAGTAAATCCTCTTTAATCATAACTGGACCATGCACATCAGGCCTAGCGGCTGAGttggaaatataaataaataaatgagatttGCAGAGCATTAATTCCACGAATTTACAGAACATTCATCGAGTATCATAGTGCGTCTCAGTAGCAAGCAGCTCTGACTCAGAGCCCAACCCTCATCTGATAACGCCGTCGTGTGACAAGGTGTATCCTTGGTCGATCAAAGAAGTTAAATGAAGCACTGTAGCGGACGTGGCTGTGCTGACGTTGGCAGGCAAAAAAGGACAGGCGCAGTCACAGGACAGTTATTGTGTGACATATCCATATGCCTCATACTCAGGGGGTGAGTGGAAGAGAGCACCTTTGTATGCTACATGAGTGCCGGGCAGGAGCACAGGGGGGCGGACTGTGTGAGGCAGGCCATTGTTATACGATAGCAGAAGGTGGGTATCACAGCCACGGGTCACAAGACGCATACAcatgagggagagggagggctggactcacacaaagacacacacacacacacagagtttcatTTCAATGACACacctcataaaaaaaaaaaatagcaaagtAGGTAGGGCAGAGATAAGAGAAGTCAAGGCCAACCGCTGCAGTCAGGGCAGGTTACTATTATACAAGTTGGCACGGATACAACTTGATACAGTAATCGAAATAACCTTATATGCCAGTGAGAGAGCAGTGGTAACGCTGTACCGACTTGTACAAAGTCTGTTAAGCAACGGGCAgctgtaataaataaaacaaaatcatgtggGTATGTGGGTGGGCACAGCTTTTAAGCTACGTGCTCACAGCCACGCAGGTCCTGCTCTCTGTACCTATTACGCTTGTTACAGTGTTGTGTCACCACGCTGCCTTTCACTGTTGCCCTACCAGCTATCAGAGGCATATAATGTGTTACAATCtgatttaagtttaaaaaaaaaaaaagtatgattCTTCAATTAAGGAGCCTCTCTGTCCCGTGAGGATTTTTTAAATAGTGATTGTCTTTTTGAAAATGCGTGTTGTATTCTAACAGCTAGATAACAGTAGCTTCTAATCTTTATACGTTTACCTCTAAAATAACTGATTATGTTTCAAGAGTGCCTTGGATATCTCAATGATTTTTGTTGaattcagctcagcattcaaaaCAATCACCACAATGAAACTAGTAGACCAGTTCAGCACCTAAGTCCTGAGTCCCAACCCTCTGTTAGTTGGTCCTGAACTTCCTCAACAACAGACCACCTACAGTTGGGATCGGCAGATGACACAGGAAAAGTAGCACTAAAGCAGTCCACAAGCTGATAGTTTCCAAAAAATTTACAGATGCAATGCAGGGCTACATAATTAACTGAAATATTTCGGAAGACACAAAATGTGCAAGTGCAATATCCAAATCAAAAGAGCTGTGACCTTTTGGTGAAGGTAAATTGTGTCAGAACATAACATTATAAATGAAGCATTGTGGTGTTATACAGAAATACCTGAGCCTAAAAATAATGTGAGGGAACAGACTTGTTTGGTACAGACCCCAGCAGAAATGgcagcatttttttcagtgaaaatgaaatgcaaaaactgACAATTCCCTCTAGAATCGAGACTCATATCGCAATCACAATATCTGTCAAGTTAAtaacaacatgttttcttttcatcttgttCAGCCTTGATGCAATGTTTATGGCAGACAACACACCTCTTCCAGGTGACCCTCAGAGCTCTGTGTTCAGCCCCCTTTTTGTTAACCCTGTAAAGCCACAGCTGCATCTCCCAACTTATAGGCAAGTTCAAGATCACCAGCCAATGATGGACCATAATGGGAAGAAGTCAAGGAACTTCTATCTATCTTAAATGATGAGTCTGTGCACCAACTCCCTTTTTAATATAACGTATCCATGACTTTTTCCGTTTGTTGAAACAGTATTTATTTGCATGCATCCTAACACAGAGGCCCACTTTAACAAAACTGTTCTCCTGGAGCTCACCTCCTCCGTTCTTGTAGCAGAGGTAAGGGAACCGCCACACGTTGCCCAGGCCGACAGCAAAGCCCACGCAGGACATGATGAAGTCCATCTGTCTGGTCCAGGTTTCTCTCTCCACTTGCGGTACTGCTACAGCCCCATTTCCAGTCCCAGCTGCAGCCCCGTCCTGGGTCTGCGGTGGACCAGCCCCTCTGCCCTCACCACACCCTGGGCCCGCTCCAGGCACAGGCACGAGGGGGCGAGCTGGCCCACCCTCCTCCTCGGACAGGGTCCCTGCCTCCAACTGGGGGAGGCTGATTTCACCTAGACAGCAAAAGATGTACAAGGgtcagatgaggaggaggagcagataGCCAGAAGGAGGATGCAGGCAAGAAGAGCGAATTGAAACAGACCAGATAGCAGGAATCAGTACATCTGAGTAACACTAATAAAATATCCATTCTTATCAGAGAAGACAGTagttatgttttatatttaaagtacacacattcacaacttCACATCAGCACTG
It includes:
- the si:ch211-117c9.5 gene encoding sodium- and chloride-dependent creatine transporter 1, whose translation is MSPELEENSQGEISLPQLEAGTLSEEEGGPARPLVPVPGAGPGCGEGRGAGPPQTQDGAAAGTGNGAVAVPQVERETWTRQMDFIMSCVGFAVGLGNVWRFPYLCYKNGGGVFLIPYLLIVFIGGIPVFFLEIALGQFMKQGGVSAWNIAPLFKGLGLASMVIVFFCNTYYIMILVWGLYFLFHSFTNPLPWATCGHPWNTLNCTQDFRRACHNRSGAQPSAAATPSYLLSSTSSLNLSSAQLLFNSSCAEAEGMRSPVIEFWERKVLRLSGGLHEPGDISYEMVLCLIATWIIVYFCMWKGVKSTGKVVYFTALFPYLVLVVLLAHGVTLPGALDGIVYYLKPDWSKLGEAQVWIDAGTQIFFSYAIGLGALTALGSYNRFHNNCYQDAFLLAIINSGTSFFAGFVVFSVLGFMAAEQGVDISKVAESGPGLAFIAYPKAVTLMPLAPLWAALFFFMLLILGLDSQFVGVEGLITGIMDMLPPKSALGSLRREVVAAICCIICFLIDMSMVTEGGMYVFQLFDYYSASGITLLWQAFWECVVIAWVYGADRFMDDVARMIGYQPLPYMKWCWSYVTPFVCVAVFLFHVVNYKPLTYNTVYTYPLWGEALGWALALSSMLCIPLTVLYKLLRCKGSLRERWQHLTTPVWGRHHLEYLAPESEAKLLPPAGTKSTLLFESVI